Genomic window (Arachis hypogaea cultivar Tifrunner chromosome 13, arahy.Tifrunner.gnm2.J5K5, whole genome shotgun sequence):
TTATTCTTGGCGTGTCTGATCCCAAGCAGTGGCATTCTGAGGTATTGACTTATTCACCAAGCAATGCACTTGTATAGTTGTGTTACTGTGAGTTGCATGCAATCTGATTGCCTCACTGCgaaatcttttttcttttcttcttctgatTTTTCTTACTCATTGttgaatcttttttcttttaattctgaTGCAATGGCTGCAACCTAGAATCTGAGATTGAACAAGAATCATTATGCATCATGGATGGTGCACCTTGGTGGAGGGAAGCTGGTAGttgccatctctctctctctctctctctctctctctctctctctctctctctctctctctctctgtgtgtgtgtgtgtgtgtgtaaatacCTTCGGAAATTTTGTCTTTGGGGTTTCCCATCACTCACTTGGGTTGTAAATGATGACATCTGATGCTGTTGTTTATGCAATGTGTAAGATTACAAATGTTGCAGATAGAGTTGGTGTGGGAGTACATTTCAACCCTTTCGTTACTTGGAATGGAAAGGTAATCTTTATGACTCAGCGGTGTTTGATTCATATTCTTTGTTCGATTTCTACAAACTTACCTTTTAGACCACTTTTCCCTCCTTTCCTGCTGAGTTGTTAGTTGTTGAATTGACATTATTTTCTGATGAGTCCGTCCCTTCATCTATAAGTTTATCTATGCAGATGTACAAGTATGGAGTTGTTCGAATGTTTGACCTAATTAATGATGTACTGCAATGGGATAAATTCTACTTGTGTGGCCGTTTACAGAAACCAGTATGTTATTATTCCGTTTAATCTTCATGCCGTGAAAtcattttattcttaattagtgGTTTTGGATCGCTAATGTATAACCATTATAGGGAGAAAAGATGAGATTAATGAAGAAaagatgtaattttttattttttttaaaaggtgATGAATGATGCTAGCTTCTTTAGGGATTCTTGTGTAACCTCACTGTTCGTGTCTCCTTACTGCATATGGCTTAGATAGCATGTATATACTTTTTCAATTCTTAATTTTCCCGATACATTGATTTTGGGTCCATTTCATGCAGGTTCATATTGTTGTTGATAATTTGGATATCAACAGCTGCAATGCTGTTAACTTGAGAGCTGCATTATCAACTGCCCTTCTCCTTCTTCCATCAGAGTTCTCTGAGGTTGACTTCTTTCTTAGTAAATCAGTTGCTTTGGGAATTGGAATAACTGTAACAATAAAATCATACCCTTGCAGGCAGATCTATATGCCAAAGTGTGTAGCCTTTCATATATGGGTGACCTACGAATGTTATTTGCCGAGGATAAAAACAAGGTAGACCTTCATTGCTACTATGTAGGCGGTGGACTTGTGGTTTCCAAATGTTATTCTCTTTCAGTGCTATTAATTTTTCATGATCACCACTTACCTTCCCAGGACTCGTGGTTTCAAAATGTTATTCTCTTTCGATGCTATTAATTTTTCATGATCACCATGTACCTTCCCATCCGAGGTCTATATGCCAAAGTTTATAATGTTTTTCATATATGTgtgacctttttttttttgcaatgcaCAAAATTGGATTGGTTTGAAAATGTTAACCATCtttcaatatatttatatgtttcaTGCTCATGAGATATCTTCCCATATGAGAAGTCTGTATCTACACGAGTTATGTCAATTTACTCAGAATTTGGCTTATTCTTTCAATATTACTACCTTTTTTGTTAACTATGAGTAATTTTTTATTCGGATTATTCTTACAATAAAGATGTGAAGTCCTGTAAATATGCTGCgtatctttactttcttccttgaTTTGTTTCATGTATGTAATTATCTCGCCTTTTCCGTGAATGGAGCCAGATCAATCATATATGGATTCTTTTTATCGTGTTTTCACTGAGGCTCTTCCATTCACAATCTGTCTAGGTGAAGAAGATTGTAGCTGGTCAATTTGATCTATTCCACTCTATGTATCAGCCATTTCTTGAAGAATGTGAAGCTAAGAAGTTATTGAGACTTTCATCCACTGCCAATCACCAAATAGTTGTCTCTCAGGTCTATATTTTGGTATCTTTTATTGGTAGAGATTATCAGATATAATTTTGCATTTCCGGGGTCAACAAAGGAGGTAAAGAAACTTCTTTTACTTTTAAAACAGGACCATGACTTATCAGTTGTTCACTCTTTAGTTTCTGCACTTCCTCGACCAATCAGAAGTAGTATTAATATGAAGCAAGAGAAGAAATTGAGTGGAACAGGTAAACATTATACCATGATAATGTATTGTTTTTGAAATATTGATTCAGTTCCAAATATTCTTCGAGTCCAAATCGGGGGGATAGGACTGAGTCATAGGAAGTACAAAATAAATGGCATTATTGATGAACAAGATTGGTCAattttgttaattcctttcaactTCAAGTCATTTGGCGGTGAAATTGCATCTAAACATAGATGTATGTGTGCCGTATTGAGAAAATAGGTATGATTTCAGGAAAAATCGTAAATGACATTGCTATCAGCTCAAGAGAACAGGCTGCGAATTGCCTGGAGAGAATTCTTAGGCGAAAAGTTATGGTTTCAAGTGCAAGACAGGCAATTTCCGGCTTGCTGGCTGTTGGAGGGGTAAATGCTACCAAGTACCTTGCTAAGAAAGTTAATAAAGCATGGAAGTCATGGAGATGATTTATGCTGTATTGTGGAAAAATCATAGACTTCTTTTGCATGGGAATTATAGAGAGACTAATCTTGTTACATTTCCTGACTTCCCTTTTCACTCACTTATTTTGTCATGTTATCATTGAGGTTAACCAAATAACAGATAGAGGAGTATAGTTTGATTTACTAATACATTCTGTTGTTAAATCTGGCGGCACTTTTGACTGATCTAAGTGTGCCCTTGAGGAGATTGAATACTGAGAAGAGATGTTGGGCAAAGGGAATATAATCAGTGCAAATAGCAATAGCATGTTTAAATTCGCATTTACAAACCCATTTGTCTCTTCTGTTCTCCAATTTGTGGTTAAAAGTTTTCATTGTGCTCTCGTCCCCTATGGACAGTGCAATCTTTTCTGGAAGTCTAGTTTTGTGAACAGAAtccacaataaaaaaaaataatgaaattacaGCAATATTAACTTCGGGAACAGAAAGTACAAGGATACGTGATAAGTCCCTTCTCTAGGAATTAAGGGGAATTCTCTAAGCAATGGAAAGGAAACGACAATAGTCGTAGCTACAAGGCAATGAAGGAAGTAGTTACTTGccaaaacaagaaaaagtaaagtgTGGCTCAACTAACCGGTGGAGACAAGATAATGCATACGTGTCCTCTTCACTACTTCAGTTATATGTTGCCTGCTAAACTAAAATATCAAttagagaaagaagaaaatcctAAACAATGTTTATGTTACTAATTACTTTATTAGTGTTGAAGAAATCATATTATAGACTAGTAAAACAGAAGCTATTGAACATGTAAATTTCACTATCTCCTGAGCGTCCTCTCGGGAAACTTTATTACTGCTATTGATATTATTATATGTAATTGTTTCGTACATGTAACTACTTGAACTTTGGTGCCTGAACTTGAAACTGTTATCCCCTTAACCTAATAGCTACTTGTATGTGGAACTGCTGCTGCATACTGAGTGTCCATAACATCGATCACCCTGTTGGCTATAGCACTGGCATAGACTGAAGAACCTTCTATTATCTGCCTCAGTGAAACAGACCGTAGTTAAATACAGAAGCCTAACAATGTGATTCAAAGGATTTATGATTGCCCTTGTTAGTTTCATGTCAAAAAGAAATACCAACCTTGCTATTGAACAAGAAACTGCAATATTCGCCAACATGTCCACCTGCAACATGGTGAAGTTCCAACTGAAGTTCATCCAGAACCTTGGCGACTGAAAGCAGACAGTTAATCTTCTTCCTCTGGAAGAGTTTGATTGTAACATCATCATCAACAATTCGCACATCAACCTCGCTATCTTTTGATTTCCTTTGAAGCCATGAGGTCCTTATGCATCCATCTGGATCACTGAAAGGCTTTATATTGCAGCTCTCTGCAGCATCATCTTCCGCTTTCTGCCTTTTGCATCTCTCCCTTCcatatcttttcttctccacCAATAATTTGAGCTCATTGACCGTTCTGAGAAGCTCCCTTATATATTCAATGGCATCACCCACCACAGAGGCTCTATCCATCTGTTAATAGCAGACTCAACTTATTAGTTTGATTTGTAAAAATTGGTAAACAAGTTTATAAGGTCTGTATACCTTTGTGGGGCTTGGGATAAGACTCCTCAGGATTTTGTATTTGCCATTCAGTTGCTCTCTTCTTTGTTTCTCAGTTGCAAAGTGTTTGGTGCCTTTTCCTTCCCTTCCTTTGCCCACTGAAGCTGTGACCCTGTTGAAGTCGAGCACTCCCATGTCAAGTTGGCTTCCATCTCCTTCAATCTCATCCCCTCCACCGAAAAGAGAACCACTTCTTGAGTTCGTTGGCAAGCTGTAGCCACGGGGAAGAGACTGAAACAGCTCTCTGAGGGCTGGAGGCTGTGGAGGCAGGTTCAAATGGAGTAGAGGATCATACAATACTGAGGATGCACTTGTGTTGTCTGATCCTATTGGAAGGTCCCCAAGAAATCCCATCGGATTCTGAAAATTCTGTGTCTTGTTTGCGATGCAGATAGCAGGGTTGGCAAGCAAAGACGAAGTTGAACATCTTGGCAAGTGAAGAAGGTTTAGGAGATCTTGTGAAGGGTAAGGCGGGTCCAAAATGGAGGAGGGATTGTAACTTTGGCTGCAGTTCTGTGCCTCAGTTTGCTGAAATTGCTGATCATGTGGTTGGTGTTCTGAGTGATTAGTATAACCCATATCTTGCATTTCCTGAACATTGGGATCCCAAGTGGGTTGCTGATAGGGAAGGATATCAATTTCATGCTGAACCAAATGGGAATCCATGTTGATATTGTTGTTGTAGGAGTTACCCATATTCAAACCAAGATGCTGTGGATGTGGGATATCTATGGTTGTGGCAGTGACTCCATTTACATAGTTGGAGACATCTTCTTGCTGGTGGTGATAGGATAACTCCTCCATAGAAAGTCTGATATTCTCTTCAAGGTTATTGTTGCTGTTTGTAGTGTTGCCTACAACAATAAgtggtgatggtgatgatgatgggtCTGAGAGAGTTTGAGGAAAGGTATCTTTTAGTTTTGGAGTACTGACACCTTCTGCCATTGTGTTGGGATCAAAGCAACCAGGTTGCTCATGCATATTTGGCCTGTCTCCACAACTCATTGGTTTTTGTCTGCAGTAGTTGACACACATCAACAAAATTGTATATTACAACTAAAGAAACATAACACACCATGTGAGTGAATTGAGAAATATCACAAAGGAAAATTCCCCACAAGccaagaaaatagaaaaagaagataaaacaCCACAAATCAACAACTAGAAAGCACCCCTTTGTTAAATGTTTCAGATTTGAtcatttgattcttgttttgCTTAAGGTAGTTCTAGCACCAACTAAGAGGTTGAAGCCATGAAATAagaaaattgttaattttaaacAAGTACTTACCTACAGTAGTAGAAGGTAAAATAACCAAGATAATATTGCAGATGAGTTGTTTCAGGTGGACAAGGTATAGGGAGGGAGGTAGGAAGGATTGTGGTACTAAAAAAGGCAAATATCCCAGAAAGTATAATTTAATCTTTTTGGCATAGGAATTAGGAGAAAAATAGGTGGTTCAGTTACAAGCTACTACCTAGTCACTGTCCCTCACCAAGGGGTCCACGTACATGCTCATATTTATCACAAATCTTATGTACTATGATTCTGTGAATACTGCATGCAATCCATTAGACACATAACACGTGCATACTATAAACTATACATGATTTTTGCTAAAGCAAAAACGGaactttatttatttagatttttttcttctttggttTGAATTGTTCATCACTGATCCGGAGATATGAATATTATATAACAAGACGTAATTACATCATTTGATTATGTAGCTAGTATTTCTAATAATTTATACACTTAGATGAAGATATGAAAATCTAAATTATAGTTTGGGAGTTTAATTTCAAATGGAAATCCAAAGTTATAGCTAAATAGTTCTCTCTCT
Coding sequences:
- the LOC112792432 gene encoding uncharacterized protein isoform X1, yielding MNTMGNASKSPFQGFLEVLPPVEFACVYGSSLHPNNHDKTTMTDFILGVSDPKQWHSENLRLNKNHYASWMVHLGGGKLITNVADRVGVGVHFNPFVTWNGKMYKYGVVRMFDLINDVLQWDKFYLCGRLQKPVHIVVDNLDINSCNAVNLRAALSTALLLLPSEFSEADLYAKVCSLSYMGDLRMLFAEDKNKVKKIVAGQFDLFHSMYQPFLEECEAKKLLRLSSTANHQIVVSQDHDLSVVHSLVSALPRPIRSSINMKQEKKLSGTGKIVNDIAISSREQAANCLERILRRKVMVSSARQAISGLLAVGGVNATKYLAKKVNKAWKSWR
- the LOC112792432 gene encoding uncharacterized protein isoform X2, producing MLQIELVWEYISTLSLLGMESLSMQMYKYGVVRMFDLINDVLQWDKFYLCGRLQKPVHIVVDNLDINSCNAVNLRAALSTALLLLPSEFSEADLYAKVCSLSYMGDLRMLFAEDKNKVKKIVAGQFDLFHSMYQPFLEECEAKKLLRLSSTANHQIVVSQDHDLSVVHSLVSALPRPIRSSINMKQEKKLSGTGKIVNDIAISSREQAANCLERILRRKVMVSSARQAISGLLAVGGVNATKYLAKKVNKAWKSWR
- the LOC112792431 gene encoding transcription factor bHLH89, whose protein sequence is MSCGDRPNMHEQPGCFDPNTMAEGVSTPKLKDTFPQTLSDPSSSPSPLIVVGNTTNSNNNLEENIRLSMEELSYHHQQEDVSNYVNGVTATTIDIPHPQHLGLNMGNSYNNNINMDSHLVQHEIDILPYQQPTWDPNVQEMQDMGYTNHSEHQPHDQQFQQTEAQNCSQSYNPSSILDPPYPSQDLLNLLHLPRCSTSSLLANPAICIANKTQNFQNPMGFLGDLPIGSDNTSASSVLYDPLLHLNLPPQPPALRELFQSLPRGYSLPTNSRSGSLFGGGDEIEGDGSQLDMGVLDFNRVTASVGKGREGKGTKHFATEKQRREQLNGKYKILRSLIPSPTKMDRASVVGDAIEYIRELLRTVNELKLLVEKKRYGRERCKRQKAEDDAAESCNIKPFSDPDGCIRTSWLQRKSKDSEVDVRIVDDDVTIKLFQRKKINCLLSVAKVLDELQLELHHVAGGHVGEYCSFLFNSKIIEGSSVYASAIANRVIDVMDTQYAAAVPHTSSY